Part of the Sulfuriflexus mobilis genome is shown below.
AGTGGGCAGAGGCCGAGTAGTTGCACGAAACCGATGTTATTATCCCAGAGGCCATTACGGCTTAGTTTTCCGTAGCTGTCAGTCATCCTCTACCTCCTTTACAAACAAGGCCTCGCCCTGTTCACGATAATATTGCAGAACCCTGAATACAGCCTTGACCACGGCACGTGGGCTGATCGTCGCGCCGGTGAACTGGTCAAAGTCACCGCCATCCTTTTTTACCCGCCAGCCATTGGCTGATGGATTGTCGAGGGAGCGGCCGACAAAGCCCTGTATCCAGTCAGAACGATCCACATCGATGGCATCCCCGAGCCCCGGGGTCTCGCGGTGCTGGCTGACACGAACGCCAAGCAACTCGCCATTGTGTTTGATGGCCACCAGTAAGTGGATATTACCGTTATAACCGTCCGGGGCGATCGTCTCAATGACAATAGCCACCGGCTGCTGCTTTTGCCTGGCGCGAAACACGCGCATGGGTTTAGCGCTGCCAAGGCGGCCATCACTGACCTCGATAATGTCCGTGAACAGGTCATTGTCATGCAGGGCCGGGGGAACCAGTGCATGCAGGCTGCGTAACAGGGCAGCGCGCTGGCTCTCGGCGATCGGTTGCTCGGTCGCCTTAAAGGTGTAGGCGACCAGGCCGGTACCGATAATGGCAAACAGGCCCAACAGCAGCGCCGTACGCAACATGTGTTGCATGAGTGCGGTCCTGGCCGACATCTTACGGCTTGCCTCCGCCAAAGACACGTGGTTGCGTAAAGTAATCGATGGTCGGTGCCGTCATGTTCATGAGTAATACGGCAAAGGCAATGCCATCAGGATAACCACCCCAGTTTCGAATGGCGTAGGTGATGACGCCGATACCGATGCCAAACAGGATACGCCCGCGTGGTGTGGTGCAGGCACTGACCGGATCGGTGGCAATGAAAAAGGCCCCGAGCATGGCCGCGCCACCAAACAGGTGCAACAGTGGTGAGGCATATTGCTGCGGGTCGAGAAGGTGGAACAGGGTCGCGAGCAAGGCCAGGCTGCCGAGCATGGCCAGCGGGATCTGCCAGGCGATGCGCCGTGTCAACAGCAGGTACAGGCCACCGAGCAGGAAGGCGATATTGATAGCCTCCCAGCCGACACCGGCAATCTGCCCGAACAGTTTACCGGTCTCGGCGCCGGTGCGGGTGGCGTCGATGCCGACGCCCAGGGCAAGTTGGGTCTTCAGGGTATCGAGCGGGGTCGCGGCACTGATGGCATCCATCGAGACACCACTGGCGAAGATCAGCGAGACGCTGTCGCTGAGGCTGGGTGCCTGCGTCAATAGGCTATGGGCGGCGGGCCAGCGCGTCATCTCCAGCGGGAAGCTGATCAACAACATGGCGTAACCGAGCATGGCCGGGTTAAAGGGATTGTAGCCGATTCCGCCATAGAGCTGTTTACCAAAGAGAATGGCGAAGCCGGCACCGAGTACGGTAATCCACCAGGGCGCCAGTGGCGGAATGGCCAGGGCAAGTAATACGGCGCTCAGTATCGCGCTGCCATCGGCGAGTGTGCTGGCCATCGGTCGTCGGCGCAACATCAGCACAAGGGCCTCAGCCGTCATGGCCGTGACACTGGCGAGCAGGATATGCACGAGGACCCCGGCACCGAATAACCAGGCATAGGTGGCGATGCCGGGAATGAGCGCATAGCCAACGTGCAACATGAGGCGACTGACGCTGTTGGGGGTACTGAGATGGGGTGAGCTGGTCGTCATGATGAGGGCTCTTGATCCTGTTTGTGTGCCGCGGCACGGCGCGCATTGACTTCATCGATCTCGCGTTGCTGCGCCTCGGTCAGGTGGTCAACATTCTTCGGCTGTATATGACTTTGTTGTTTCTTTTGCTGCGCGCGTTCGAGTGCCGCCATGATCGCGGCCTTTTTCGGGTCGTTCTTGATGTCACCTTTGTCGGCCCCTGCTGGCTTTAACGCCTCGGCCTTGCGGGCATGGCGTTGCTTCTTCTCCTGCTTTTCCCGTTCCAGGCGTTCCAGGCGGAATTCGTGGCGTTGGCGTGCGGCATCCGATTTTTGCTTGTCGCGTTCCTGTTGCCATATCTCGGTCTTGGCGAACCGATAATACTGTACCAGCGGGATATGGCTGGGGCAGACATAACTGCAACAGCCGCACTCGATACAGTCAAACAGGTGATAATCCTGCACACGATCAAATTCGCGGGCCTGCGCATACCAGAAGAGTTGCTGGGGCAGGAGCAGGGCCGGGCAAACCGTGGCGCAGTCACCACAACGGATGCAAGGCATTGCCGCCGGTGGCTGAACAAGGTCACGTCGGTGTTCGGCGAGCAGGCAGTTGCTGGTCTTGATGACCGGGGCGTGGCTATCGGTGATCTCGAAACCCATCATGGGGCCACCCATAATGAGCTTGCCGATGTCACCGGCTTTGGCATGCACCTGCTCGAGCAGTTCACACATGGCTGTGCCGAACAGGACGTCGAGATTACGTGGCTGCGGGATACCGGAGCCGGTGAGGGTGATAATGCGCGACAGCAGTGGTTCACCATGGACGATGGCGCGATAGATGGCCGCGGCCGTGCCGACATTGTGACAGACCACGCCGATATCGAGCGGCAGGCCATGACTGGGTACCTGTTTACCGGTCAGCGTATAGATGAGTTGTTTTTCCCCACCGGCCGGGTAACGGGTGGGAATGCGGACCAGTTGAATATCGTCGTTCTCGGCAAGGGCCTCACGCAGGGCGGCAAAGGCCTCGATCTTGTTGTCTTCAATGCCGATCAGACAGTGTCTGGCCTGCAGGGCATGTTGCATGATACGCATGCCCTGGATGATCTCACCGGCACGTTCACGCATGAGCATGTCATCACAGGTGATATAGGGTTCGCACTCGGCACCATTGAGGACCAGGGTCTCGACCGCGCTGGTGCCGGGGTTGAGCTTGATGTAACTCGGAAAACCGGCACCACCCAGACCAACGATACCGGCCTCACGGATCTTGTTACGCAACTCGCTGGCATCCAGTGTCCGGTAGTCTTCACAACCCGAGTGTTCAATCCATTCCTCTTTGCCATCAACACGGATGGTGATGCATGGTGCATGCAGACCGGAAGGGTGCGGAACAGGCTGCTCATCTATAGCGGTTACCGTTCCGGATGTTGGGGCATGCACGGGCGCGCTGACATAACCATCACCCTTGGCGATACGTTGTCCCTTGAGGACAGGATCACCGACCGCGACACAGGCAATGGCGGCGTTGCCGATGTGTTGCGAGAGCGGCAACACCAGTTGCCTGGGAAGTTCTGCGCGGGTGACATGGTGTGTATTGGAAATCGATTTGTGATCGTCCAGATGCAGGCCACCGGGAAATGCCCAGGTCTTTGTCGTCTCATGACTCATGTGGGCTCCCGGGAAGGCTGTTCCGGTATGGGCCATTTCCAGTCGGCGACGGTTTCCTCTACCGGCACGATATAAATACAATCGACCGGGCAGGGTGGGATACACAGGTCACAGCCGGTGCACTCATCGGTGATAACGGTGTGCATCTGCTTGGCGGCGCCGAGGATGGCATCGACCGGACAGGCCTGGATACACAGGGTGCAACCGATGCAAAGTTTTTCATCGATAATGACCACGGTTTTTTGTTTTTTGACCTCACCGTGTTCCGGATTGA
Proteins encoded:
- the rsxG gene encoding electron transport complex subunit RsxG, which encodes MSARTALMQHMLRTALLLGLFAIIGTGLVAYTFKATEQPIAESQRAALLRSLHALVPPALHDNDLFTDIIEVSDGRLGSAKPMRVFRARQKQQPVAIVIETIAPDGYNGNIHLLVAIKHNGELLGVRVSQHRETPGLGDAIDVDRSDWIQGFVGRSLDNPSANGWRVKKDGGDFDQFTGATISPRAVVKAVFRVLQYYREQGEALFVKEVEDD
- the rsxD gene encoding electron transport complex subunit RsxD, encoding MTTSSPHLSTPNSVSRLMLHVGYALIPGIATYAWLFGAGVLVHILLASVTAMTAEALVLMLRRRPMASTLADGSAILSAVLLALAIPPLAPWWITVLGAGFAILFGKQLYGGIGYNPFNPAMLGYAMLLISFPLEMTRWPAAHSLLTQAPSLSDSVSLIFASGVSMDAISAATPLDTLKTQLALGVGIDATRTGAETGKLFGQIAGVGWEAINIAFLLGGLYLLLTRRIAWQIPLAMLGSLALLATLFHLLDPQQYASPLLHLFGGAAMLGAFFIATDPVSACTTPRGRILFGIGIGVITYAIRNWGGYPDGIAFAVLLMNMTAPTIDYFTQPRVFGGGKP
- the rsxC gene encoding electron transport complex subunit RsxC, yielding MSHETTKTWAFPGGLHLDDHKSISNTHHVTRAELPRQLVLPLSQHIGNAAIACVAVGDPVLKGQRIAKGDGYVSAPVHAPTSGTVTAIDEQPVPHPSGLHAPCITIRVDGKEEWIEHSGCEDYRTLDASELRNKIREAGIVGLGGAGFPSYIKLNPGTSAVETLVLNGAECEPYITCDDMLMRERAGEIIQGMRIMQHALQARHCLIGIEDNKIEAFAALREALAENDDIQLVRIPTRYPAGGEKQLIYTLTGKQVPSHGLPLDIGVVCHNVGTAAAIYRAIVHGEPLLSRIITLTGSGIPQPRNLDVLFGTAMCELLEQVHAKAGDIGKLIMGGPMMGFEITDSHAPVIKTSNCLLAEHRRDLVQPPAAMPCIRCGDCATVCPALLLPQQLFWYAQAREFDRVQDYHLFDCIECGCCSYVCPSHIPLVQYYRFAKTEIWQQERDKQKSDAARQRHEFRLERLEREKQEKKQRHARKAEALKPAGADKGDIKNDPKKAAIMAALERAQQKKQQSHIQPKNVDHLTEAQQREIDEVNARRAAAHKQDQEPSS
- the rsxB gene encoding electron transport complex subunit RsxB, producing MLAAILTLLAIAAVFGLVLGYAAIRFKVESDPVVDKIDALLPQTQCGQCTYPGCRPYAEAIANGEAEINQCPPGGEATIIALADLLGRDPLPLNPEHGEVKKQKTVVIIDEKLCIGCTLCIQACPVDAILGAAKQMHTVITDECTGCDLCIPPCPVDCIYIVPVEETVADWKWPIPEQPSREPT